Proteins found in one Nostoc sp. NIES-3756 genomic segment:
- a CDS encoding SPL family radical SAM protein gives MPKIRYEGYCEDEPTKLVREKFGNANVYGQQTKSLLTKATGFIAAYDFTLNPYRGCQYGCSYCYAAAFSPNDKMRQDWGNWVIFKENAEEVLSKELYKWYAKNPQTPPRIYMSSVTDPYQPFESKYGLTRRLLEVMLEVRDNGHPTPTLVIQTRSPIITRDIDYLQRFQRLRINMSIPTGSESVRKDFEPRSPSIKARFNAISIIQKKIDAFKGFVPKISITITPLLPTLLTDEPSFIDKLTIADRIVIQDFHPSHNRSLIASTRQEANTVKQKYAWWYESEESSYIKFKEKLVSLLPHVEIKEGKDGFGYE, from the coding sequence ATGCCAAAAATCAGGTATGAAGGTTACTGTGAAGATGAACCGACTAAATTAGTTCGGGAAAAATTTGGTAACGCTAATGTTTATGGACAGCAAACTAAATCTTTGTTAACAAAAGCAACGGGTTTTATTGCTGCTTATGATTTTACATTAAATCCCTATCGTGGTTGTCAATACGGTTGTAGTTATTGCTATGCTGCGGCTTTTAGTCCCAATGATAAGATGCGCCAAGATTGGGGTAATTGGGTAATTTTTAAAGAAAATGCTGAGGAGGTTTTATCTAAGGAATTATATAAATGGTATGCAAAAAATCCGCAAACTCCTCCTCGGATTTATATGAGTAGCGTGACAGATCCTTATCAGCCATTTGAGTCTAAATATGGACTAACTCGGAGGTTGTTGGAGGTGATGCTTGAGGTTAGAGATAATGGTCATCCTACACCGACTTTAGTAATTCAAACTCGCAGTCCAATTATCACGAGAGATATTGATTATTTACAACGATTTCAGCGCTTACGTATTAATATGAGTATCCCTACTGGGAGTGAGTCAGTACGGAAAGATTTTGAACCGCGATCGCCTAGTATTAAAGCTAGGTTTAATGCCATTTCCATAATTCAAAAAAAGATAGATGCTTTCAAAGGTTTTGTCCCGAAAATTTCCATTACTATCACACCTTTGCTTCCTACTTTACTAACTGATGAACCAAGTTTTATTGATAAACTCACTATTGCTGATAGGATTGTAATTCAAGATTTTCATCCTAGCCATAATCGCTCACTTATAGCCTCAACTCGCCAAGAAGCTAATACAGTTAAACAAAAATATGCTTGGTGGTATGAAAGTGAAGAATCAAGCTATATCAAATTTAAAGAAAAGTTGGTTTCTCTGCTGCCTCATGTAGAAATTAAAGAAGGTAAAGACGGTTTTGGTTATGAGTAA